The Aeromicrobium senzhongii genome includes a window with the following:
- the nusA gene encoding transcription termination factor NusA has protein sequence MDIDMSALRMLEREKGISFDLVVDAIETALLSAYHKTGGAQQHARVELDRKTGHVTVWARERVTPPPTEDGEPQPATFTEEFDDTPEDFGRFAASVARQLIMQRIRDVEDERKFGEFSGRVGDIVSGVIQQGRSPGDVLIDLGNIEAILPVNERVPEERYAHGERIKAYVYEVERGMRGPRVKVSRTHPNLVKLLFALESPEIADGTVEIAAIAREAGHRTKIAVKANAPGVNPKGACIGPMGQRVRSVMSELHGEKIDIVDFSENPAEFIAYALSPAQVKGVTIVDETMRSARVVVPDFQLSLAIGKEGQNARLAAKLTGWRIDIRPDTAPVPDGDSSSSR, from the coding sequence ATGGACATCGACATGTCCGCGCTGCGGATGCTGGAGCGCGAGAAGGGGATCAGCTTCGACCTCGTCGTCGACGCGATCGAGACCGCGCTGCTGTCCGCGTATCACAAGACCGGCGGCGCGCAGCAGCACGCGCGCGTCGAGCTGGACCGCAAGACCGGCCACGTCACCGTGTGGGCCCGCGAGCGGGTCACCCCGCCGCCCACCGAGGACGGCGAGCCCCAGCCGGCGACCTTCACCGAGGAGTTCGACGACACCCCGGAGGACTTCGGTCGCTTCGCCGCGTCGGTCGCCCGCCAGCTGATCATGCAGCGCATCCGCGACGTCGAGGACGAGCGCAAGTTCGGCGAGTTCTCCGGCCGGGTCGGCGACATCGTCTCCGGTGTCATCCAGCAGGGCCGGTCGCCCGGCGACGTGCTGATCGACCTGGGCAACATCGAGGCGATCCTGCCGGTGAACGAGCGGGTCCCCGAGGAGCGCTACGCCCACGGCGAGCGGATCAAGGCGTACGTCTACGAGGTCGAGCGCGGCATGCGCGGGCCCCGCGTCAAGGTGTCGCGCACCCACCCGAACCTGGTGAAGCTGCTGTTCGCGCTGGAGTCGCCCGAGATCGCCGACGGCACCGTCGAGATCGCCGCGATCGCCCGCGAGGCCGGTCACCGTACGAAGATCGCGGTCAAGGCGAACGCTCCAGGCGTCAACCCCAAGGGCGCCTGCATCGGTCCGATGGGCCAGCGGGTGCGCTCGGTGATGAGCGAGCTGCACGGCGAGAAGATCGACATCGTCGACTTCAGCGAGAACCCGGCCGAGTTCATCGCCTACGCGTTGTCGCCGGCCCAGGTCAAGGGCGTGACGATCGTGGACGAGACGATGCGCTCAGCGCGGGTCGTCGTGCCGGACTTCCAACTTTCCCTGGCGATCGGCAAGGAGGGCCAGAACGCCCGCCTCGCAGCGAAGTTGACCGGTTGGCGGATCGACATCCGGCCCGACACCGCGCCCGTGCCCGATGGCGATTCGTCGTCCTCCCGGTAG
- the rbfA gene encoding 30S ribosome-binding factor RbfA — MAGPRQAKLSDRIKEIVATMLERRVKDPRLGFVTITDVRLTGDGQHASIFYTVMGDERARADTAAALISATGLIRKEVGSQLGVRHTPSLEFFLDSVPETAREIEELLAKARESDARVAERAQGAAYAGEPDPYKVREDDEEPGDD; from the coding sequence ATGGCAGGTCCACGTCAGGCCAAGCTCTCCGACCGCATCAAGGAGATCGTGGCGACGATGCTCGAGCGGCGGGTCAAGGACCCGCGGCTCGGCTTCGTCACCATCACCGATGTGCGGCTGACCGGTGACGGTCAGCACGCCTCGATCTTCTACACGGTCATGGGCGACGAGCGCGCTCGGGCGGACACGGCGGCGGCGCTGATCAGCGCCACCGGCCTGATCCGCAAGGAGGTCGGCAGTCAGCTCGGGGTGCGGCACACGCCGTCGCTCGAGTTCTTCCTGGACTCGGTGCCCGAGACGGCGCGCGAGATCGAGGAGCTGCTGGCCAAGGCCCGCGAGTCCGACGCCCGCGTCGCCGAGCGGGCCCAGGGCGCGGCGTACGCCGGCGAGCCGGATCCGTACAAGGTGCGCGAGGACGACGAGGAGCCCGGTGACGACTGA
- the truB gene encoding tRNA pseudouridine(55) synthase TruB codes for MTTESPGGPASGLVVVDKPADWTSHDVVARIRRLAGTRKVGHAGTLDPMATGVLVVGVNRATRLLGYVAGSDKEYLATIALGATTVTDDAQGDETGTADASSLGAEAVREAMLPLTGKIEQVPSAVSAIKVDGKRSYARVRSGEQVELAARAVEVSTFELLDFTPGTRAYAQVRVECSSGTYVRALARDLGASLGVGGHLTSLRRTRVGRFGLDRARTLDELAQSFEIVGLDDAARASFPGAELSEQQAQAVRFGRALPDLQLPPGAPVAMFAPDGSFLALYESAGAGARPVAVFV; via the coding sequence GTGACGACTGAGTCACCGGGTGGTCCGGCCAGCGGGCTCGTCGTCGTCGACAAGCCCGCTGACTGGACCTCGCACGACGTCGTCGCGCGCATCCGCCGGCTGGCCGGCACGCGCAAGGTCGGCCACGCCGGCACGCTCGACCCGATGGCCACCGGAGTCCTGGTGGTCGGGGTCAACCGTGCGACGCGGCTGCTGGGCTATGTCGCGGGCTCCGACAAGGAGTACCTCGCGACGATCGCCCTGGGCGCCACGACCGTCACCGACGACGCGCAGGGGGACGAGACCGGCACCGCCGACGCCTCGTCCCTCGGCGCGGAGGCGGTGCGCGAGGCGATGCTCCCGCTGACCGGCAAGATCGAGCAGGTGCCGTCCGCGGTGTCGGCGATCAAGGTCGACGGCAAGCGCTCCTACGCCCGGGTCCGTTCGGGCGAGCAGGTCGAGCTGGCCGCCCGCGCGGTCGAGGTCTCGACCTTCGAGCTGCTCGACTTCACGCCCGGAACGAGGGCGTACGCCCAGGTCCGGGTCGAGTGCTCCAGCGGCACGTACGTGCGTGCGCTGGCACGCGATCTCGGCGCCTCGCTGGGCGTCGGGGGACACCTCACCAGCCTGCGGCGCACTCGCGTGGGCCGCTTCGGCCTCGACCGCGCCCGCACGCTCGACGAGCTGGCGCAGTCCTTCGAGATCGTCGGCCTCGACGACGCCGCTCGCGCCTCCTTCCCGGGGGCCGAGCTCTCCGAGCAGCAGGCCCAGGCCGTCCGGTTCGGCCGGGCCCTTCCGGACCTGCAGCTGCCGCCCGGCGCCCCGGTCGCGATGTTCGCGCCCGACGGCTCCTTCCTGGCGTTGTACGAGTCCGCGGGCGCCGGGGCGCGCCCGGTCGCAGTCTTCGTCTGA
- a CDS encoding response regulator transcription factor: protein MRQIVVVAQGARASSIADALRAAGFEVHVTSGGSGLADARHDEADLVVLDPDSAGTHGVAMVERQGEERPALPVVVLAAGTDDHEVVSRVREHLRRTDPSPGGGEDLSTGALRLDARARRAWVGEREVALSPREFALAKTLLRHRGQVLTREQLLEHVWGHENGLRSNVVDVYVGYLRRKLGSDAVVTVRGIGYRAG from the coding sequence ATGCGGCAGATCGTGGTGGTGGCGCAGGGCGCACGTGCGTCCTCGATCGCCGACGCGCTGCGCGCCGCTGGATTCGAGGTCCACGTGACCTCGGGGGGCAGTGGGCTCGCCGACGCGCGCCACGACGAGGCCGACCTCGTCGTGCTCGATCCGGACAGTGCGGGGACGCACGGGGTCGCCATGGTCGAGCGTCAGGGCGAGGAACGACCGGCGCTCCCGGTCGTCGTCCTGGCTGCCGGGACCGACGACCACGAGGTGGTCTCCCGCGTCCGGGAGCACCTCCGGCGCACGGACCCGTCCCCGGGCGGCGGCGAAGACCTGTCCACCGGCGCACTGCGGCTCGACGCCCGGGCCCGGCGCGCCTGGGTGGGCGAACGCGAGGTCGCGCTCTCACCGCGGGAGTTCGCCCTGGCCAAGACCCTGCTGCGCCATCGCGGGCAGGTCCTCACGCGCGAGCAACTGCTCGAGCACGTCTGGGGACACGAGAACGGACTGCGCTCGAACGTCGTCGACGTGTACGTCGGCTACCTGCGCAGGAAGCTCGGCAGCGACGCGGTCGTCACGGTGCGCGGCATCGGCTACCGCGCGGGCTGA
- the hppD gene encoding 4-hydroxyphenylpyruvate dioxygenase: MTLDLTDAERLAHLDLDQLRQLVGLVEHDATTDPFPVTGWDALVWDVGNATQSAHFFMSAYGMDLVAYSGPETGNRDHHAYVVASGAVRFVLRGGVAPDSPVMDHHRLHGDGVVDVALEVPDVDVCVRHAREQGATILQEPHDVTDEHGTVRMAAIAAYGDTRHSLVDRSRYSGPYLPGFVARSSTLRRDPGAPPIFQALDHVVGNVELGRMDEWVDFYRRVMGFTNMAEFVGDDIATEYSALMSKVVASGNHRVKFPLNEPAIAKKKSQIDEYLEFYRGPGVQHLALATPDIVQTVDRLRDAGIEFLATPDSYYTDPALRERIGEVRVPIEELQRRGILVDRDEDGYLLQIFTKPIGDRPTVFFELIERHGSLGFGKGNFQALFEAIEREQARRGNF, from the coding sequence ATGACTCTCGATCTCACGGACGCCGAGCGGCTCGCCCACCTCGACCTCGATCAGCTGCGCCAGCTCGTCGGCCTGGTCGAGCACGATGCCACGACGGACCCGTTCCCGGTCACCGGCTGGGACGCGCTGGTGTGGGACGTCGGCAACGCCACCCAGTCGGCCCACTTCTTCATGTCCGCCTACGGCATGGACCTCGTGGCCTACTCCGGCCCCGAGACCGGCAACCGCGACCATCACGCGTACGTCGTCGCGAGTGGCGCCGTCCGTTTCGTGCTCCGCGGTGGCGTCGCGCCCGACAGCCCTGTGATGGATCACCACCGCCTCCACGGCGACGGGGTCGTCGACGTCGCGCTCGAGGTCCCCGACGTGGACGTGTGCGTGCGCCACGCCCGCGAGCAGGGCGCGACGATCCTGCAGGAGCCGCACGACGTCACCGACGAGCACGGCACCGTGCGGATGGCGGCGATCGCCGCGTACGGCGACACGCGACACTCGCTGGTCGACCGCAGCCGGTACTCCGGCCCTTACCTGCCGGGCTTCGTGGCACGGTCGTCGACCCTGCGGCGCGACCCGGGAGCGCCTCCCATCTTCCAGGCGCTCGACCACGTGGTGGGCAACGTCGAGCTGGGCCGGATGGACGAGTGGGTCGACTTCTACCGCCGTGTCATGGGCTTCACCAACATGGCCGAGTTCGTGGGCGACGACATCGCCACCGAGTACAGCGCCCTGATGAGCAAGGTGGTCGCCAGCGGCAACCACCGGGTGAAGTTCCCGCTGAACGAGCCCGCGATCGCCAAGAAGAAGTCCCAGATCGACGAGTACCTGGAGTTCTACCGCGGTCCCGGCGTGCAGCACCTGGCCCTGGCGACGCCCGACATCGTGCAGACCGTCGACCGGCTGCGCGACGCGGGGATCGAGTTCCTCGCCACGCCCGACTCGTACTACACGGACCCGGCGCTGCGGGAGCGGATCGGCGAGGTGCGCGTGCCCATCGAGGAACTGCAGCGTCGCGGGATCCTGGTCGACCGGGACGAGGACGGCTACCTGCTGCAGATCTTCACCAAGCCGATCGGCGACCGGCCGACGGTGTTCTTCGAGCTGATCGAGCGCCACGGCTCGCTGGGCTTCGGCAAGGGCAACTTCCAGGCCTTGTTCGAGGCGATCGAGCGCGAGCAGGCGCGGCGTGGCAACTTCTAG
- the infB gene encoding translation initiation factor IF-2, producing MAVRVHELARELGVESKVVLSTLKEMGEYVKSASSTVEAPVVRRLKEEHGDRLREQGAKKSPKKAPAAQPAEAPQAKEKAPAPAPAESAAAEVAAPPATPSAPAAPKPGPAPTPGPKAPAPAAPEAPAPEAPAAEVPAPEAPAPAAESTSARPGPAPTRTPGPRPGPASTPRPGQAGGLPTGGPRPGPRTPAARPGNNPFSSKQGMQQDRAPRPPAAREGGAGAAPARPGMPRPNPAMMPKQSSVTPARPGGRPGPGGRAGGPGGRPGGGGGAGRPGGGAGGGARPGGFSGPPAGGGRPGGPGRNQRGGTQGAFGRAGGPVRRGRKSKRAKRQEFDQMQAPSIGGVRVRKGDGEAVRLARGASLTDFADKIGVDAASLVQVLFHLGEMVTATQSVNDETLQLLGEELNYDVQVVSPEDEDRELLESFSLEFGEDVGDDSDLTARPPVVTVMGHVDHGKTKLLDALRQANVAAKEAGGITQSIGAYQVTTEVDGNERAITFIDTPGHEAFTAMRARGAQATDIAILVVAADDGVMPQTVEALNHAKAAGVPVVVAVNKIDKEGADPTKVRGQLTEYGLVPEEYGGDTMFIDVSAKSEIGLDALLEAIVLTADAELDLRANPNQRAEGLAIEAHLDRGRGPVATVLVQRGTLRVGDSLVAGPAFGRVRAMLDEFGANIEEATPSRPALVLGLTAVPGAGDNFMVVEDDRLARQIAEKREARERNALLAKRSGRRTLEDFMSSLEKGETDELLLILKGDGAGSVEALEDSLANIEIGDEVALRVIDRGVGAITETDVNLAAASNAVIVGYNVRPQGKATELADREGVEIKYYSVIYQAIDEIEAALKGMLKPIYEEQQLGTAEIRDIFKSSKVKGGNIAGCMVTSGSIRRNAKVRIVRDGSVVADNLDVLSLRREKDDASEVREGFECGVVVSYSDIKVGDVIEAFELVEKKRD from the coding sequence GTGGCTGTAAGAGTCCACGAGCTCGCCCGCGAGCTAGGTGTTGAGAGCAAGGTCGTCCTGTCCACCCTCAAGGAGATGGGCGAGTACGTGAAGTCCGCGTCCTCGACCGTCGAGGCGCCTGTCGTGCGCCGCCTCAAGGAGGAGCACGGCGACCGCCTGCGCGAGCAGGGCGCCAAGAAGTCCCCCAAGAAGGCCCCCGCCGCCCAGCCGGCCGAGGCCCCCCAGGCGAAGGAGAAGGCCCCCGCGCCGGCTCCCGCCGAGTCCGCCGCCGCCGAGGTCGCCGCACCGCCGGCCACCCCGTCGGCTCCCGCCGCGCCGAAGCCCGGCCCGGCTCCCACCCCCGGTCCCAAGGCACCCGCGCCCGCAGCTCCCGAGGCTCCGGCCCCGGAGGCTCCTGCGGCCGAGGTTCCGGCTCCTGAGGCTCCGGCCCCGGCTGCCGAGTCCACGAGTGCCCGTCCCGGCCCCGCTCCGACCCGTACCCCGGGCCCGCGTCCGGGTCCGGCTTCCACGCCGCGTCCGGGTCAGGCCGGCGGCCTGCCCACCGGCGGCCCCCGTCCTGGTCCTCGCACCCCTGCGGCGCGTCCGGGCAACAACCCGTTCTCGTCCAAGCAGGGCATGCAGCAGGACCGCGCCCCGCGGCCGCCTGCCGCACGTGAGGGTGGCGCCGGCGCCGCTCCGGCACGTCCGGGCATGCCCCGCCCGAACCCGGCCATGATGCCCAAGCAGTCGTCGGTCACCCCGGCACGTCCCGGTGGCCGTCCCGGCCCCGGCGGTCGCGCCGGTGGTCCCGGTGGTCGTCCCGGTGGCGGTGGCGGCGCAGGCCGTCCCGGCGGCGGTGCCGGTGGCGGCGCTCGTCCCGGCGGCTTCAGTGGTCCCCCCGCGGGCGGCGGTCGTCCCGGTGGACCCGGTCGCAACCAGCGCGGCGGCACCCAGGGTGCCTTCGGCCGCGCCGGTGGCCCCGTGCGTCGTGGTCGCAAGAGCAAGCGCGCGAAGCGTCAGGAATTCGACCAGATGCAGGCGCCGTCGATCGGCGGCGTGCGCGTCCGCAAGGGCGACGGCGAGGCAGTGCGCCTCGCACGTGGCGCCTCGCTGACCGACTTCGCCGACAAGATCGGCGTCGACGCGGCATCGCTCGTCCAGGTGCTGTTCCACCTCGGCGAGATGGTCACCGCGACCCAGTCGGTCAACGACGAGACGCTGCAGCTGCTCGGTGAGGAGCTGAACTACGACGTCCAGGTCGTCTCGCCCGAGGACGAGGACCGCGAGCTGCTCGAGTCCTTCTCGCTGGAGTTCGGCGAGGACGTCGGCGACGACTCCGATCTGACGGCGCGCCCGCCGGTCGTCACCGTCATGGGTCACGTCGACCACGGCAAGACGAAGCTGCTCGACGCCCTGCGTCAGGCGAACGTCGCGGCCAAGGAGGCCGGCGGCATCACGCAGTCGATCGGTGCCTACCAGGTCACCACCGAGGTCGACGGCAACGAGCGCGCGATCACCTTCATCGACACCCCGGGTCACGAGGCGTTCACCGCCATGCGAGCCCGTGGTGCCCAGGCGACCGACATCGCGATCCTCGTGGTCGCGGCCGACGACGGCGTCATGCCGCAGACGGTCGAGGCGCTCAACCACGCCAAGGCCGCCGGTGTCCCGGTCGTCGTCGCGGTCAACAAGATCGACAAGGAAGGCGCCGATCCGACCAAGGTCCGCGGCCAGCTGACCGAGTACGGTCTCGTGCCCGAGGAGTACGGCGGAGACACGATGTTCATCGACGTCTCGGCCAAGTCCGAGATCGGTCTCGACGCGCTGCTGGAGGCCATCGTGCTGACGGCGGACGCCGAGCTGGACCTGCGTGCCAACCCGAACCAGCGGGCCGAGGGTCTCGCGATCGAGGCTCACCTCGACCGCGGTCGTGGCCCCGTCGCCACCGTGCTGGTCCAGCGCGGCACGCTGCGGGTCGGCGACTCGCTCGTGGCCGGACCGGCCTTCGGTCGTGTGCGCGCCATGCTCGACGAGTTCGGTGCCAACATCGAGGAGGCGACCCCGTCGCGTCCGGCGCTCGTGCTCGGCCTGACGGCCGTGCCCGGCGCAGGTGACAACTTCATGGTGGTCGAGGACGACCGCCTGGCCCGTCAGATCGCCGAGAAGCGTGAGGCCCGTGAGCGCAACGCGCTGCTGGCCAAGCGTTCGGGTCGCCGGACCCTCGAGGACTTCATGTCCTCGCTGGAGAAGGGCGAGACCGACGAGCTGCTGCTCATCCTCAAGGGTGACGGCGCCGGCTCGGTCGAGGCGCTCGAGGACTCGCTGGCCAACATCGAGATCGGCGACGAGGTCGCACTGCGGGTCATCGACCGCGGTGTCGGCGCGATCACCGAGACCGACGTCAACCTGGCGGCTGCGTCCAACGCGGTCATCGTCGGCTACAACGTCCGCCCGCAGGGCAAGGCGACGGAGCTGGCCGACCGCGAGGGTGTCGAGATCAAGTACTACTCGGTCATCTACCAGGCCATCGACGAGATCGAGGCGGCCCTCAAGGGCATGCTCAAGCCGATCTACGAGGAGCAGCAGCTCGGTACCGCCGAGATCCGCGACATCTTCAAGTCGTCGAAGGTCAAGGGCGGCAACATCGCGGGCTGCATGGTCACCAGCGGGTCCATCCGCCGCAATGCGAAGGTTCGCATCGTGCGCGACGGCTCGGTCGTGGCCGACAACCTCGACGTCCTGTCCCTGCGCCGTGAGAAGGACGACGCGTCCGAGGTCCGCGAGGGCTTCGAGTGCGGTGTCGTGGTCTCGTACTCCGACATCAAGGTCGGCGACGTGATCGAGGCCTTCGAGCTGGTCGAGAAGAAGCGCGACTGA
- a CDS encoding YlxR family protein, with product MVIRTCVGCRQRADKTTLVRVVADRDDTGWTVEPDPGGSRPGRGAHLHPAERCLKLALDRRAFVRALRLEGPVSTNAVADWVRAEVARRA from the coding sequence ATGGTGATTCGTACGTGCGTCGGATGTCGGCAGCGTGCGGACAAGACCACTCTGGTGAGAGTCGTCGCCGACCGGGATGACACGGGATGGACCGTGGAGCCCGATCCCGGCGGATCTCGACCGGGCCGCGGAGCGCACTTGCACCCCGCGGAACGGTGCCTGAAGCTCGCCCTCGACCGGCGGGCGTTCGTCAGGGCGCTTCGTCTCGAAGGGCCCGTCAGTACGAACGCCGTCGCTGATTGGGTGCGAGCCGAAGTCGCCCGGAGAGCCTGA
- the rimP gene encoding ribosome maturation factor RimP has protein sequence MTTPIIDRISSLLEPVTASLGLDLEEVELLGKDERRRLLVAVDRDGGVGIDQVAEATRAISAVLDESDVMGEGRYTLEVASRGVDRPLVEPRHWRRNAGRLVAVELTDGERFEARIGSSDDSGVELSISGDTTRFPYDEIVKAVVQIELNRKDV, from the coding sequence ATGACGACCCCGATCATCGACCGGATATCGAGTCTCCTCGAGCCCGTGACCGCCTCGCTGGGACTTGACCTCGAAGAGGTCGAGCTGCTGGGCAAGGACGAGCGCCGCCGTCTGCTCGTCGCCGTCGATCGCGATGGCGGCGTCGGCATCGACCAGGTCGCCGAGGCCACCCGTGCCATCTCCGCCGTCCTCGACGAGTCCGACGTGATGGGGGAGGGCCGCTACACCCTCGAGGTCGCCTCGCGTGGCGTCGACCGCCCCCTCGTCGAGCCGCGCCACTGGCGCCGCAACGCCGGCCGCCTCGTCGCGGTCGAGCTCACCGACGGCGAGCGCTTCGAGGCCCGTATCGGCTCGAGCGACGACAGCGGCGTCGAGCTGAGCATCTCGGGTGACACCACCCGCTTCCCGTACGACGAGATCGTCAAGGCCGTCGTCCAGATCGAGTTGAACCGGAAGGACGTCTGA
- a CDS encoding Lrp/AsnC family transcriptional regulator, with protein sequence MVDRLDVALIEAMHDHPRVGDLELSRLLGVARATVQSRLRKLEESGVITGYAPDIDLAAAGHPVQAFVTLQIVQGSIDAVTEELMSLPSVLEAFITSGEADIVCKIAATSHEDLKDTLLHISGSGSVARTSSVIVLSELVPPRVLPVLRRGASDPPPRAPAFR encoded by the coding sequence ATGGTGGACCGTTTGGATGTCGCGCTCATCGAGGCCATGCACGACCACCCCCGGGTCGGTGACCTGGAGTTGTCACGACTCCTGGGCGTCGCCCGAGCGACGGTCCAGTCGCGCCTGCGCAAGCTGGAGGAGTCGGGCGTGATCACCGGGTACGCCCCCGACATCGACCTCGCGGCCGCCGGCCACCCGGTGCAGGCGTTCGTGACGCTGCAGATCGTCCAGGGCTCCATCGACGCCGTCACCGAGGAGCTCATGTCGCTGCCGAGCGTCCTCGAGGCCTTCATCACCAGCGGTGAGGCGGACATCGTCTGCAAGATCGCCGCGACGTCCCACGAGGACCTCAAGGACACGCTGCTGCACATCAGCGGATCCGGGTCCGTGGCCCGCACCAGCAGCGTGATCGTGCTGTCCGAGCTCGTCCCCCCTCGGGTCCTTCCCGTGCTGCGCCGGGGAGCGTCCGATCCTCCGCCGCGCGCGCCCGCTTTCCGCTGA
- a CDS encoding phospholipase D-like domain-containing protein, translated as MPFGSSSSRGWVRRVLLGGLLVQVGAIVSLMATTSIRKRLRAKGTPPLPRVPAEHFPIGGGNEVQVYVSGEVLYDDMLAAIAGARRRILLESYIIKADAMGRRFRQALRDAADRGVEVCVIYDGFANLVVPPRFFRFGHGIKMMRYPILPRRLNVFSPRSWGRDHRKILVVDDAIGFVGGYNIGSLYANEWRDTHVALTGPAVWDLENAVIDFWNDSLFRTKIRALTEATWDPHVRAHRNVPRQLIFPIRGMYLEAIDRAVSTIEITQAYFIPDQDILQALIDASRRGVHVRILVPKVSNHVVADFIARSYFGPMLEAGIEILRYRDHMVHAKTMTIDGEWSTIGTANIDRLSLTGNYEINLEILDEKLARGMSRIFERDAQKAEVLDVATWRSRPTIARLYERLLRPWRPLV; from the coding sequence ATGCCGTTCGGATCTTCGTCTTCTCGCGGGTGGGTCCGACGTGTCCTCCTCGGCGGCCTGCTGGTCCAGGTGGGCGCCATCGTCTCGCTGATGGCGACGACCTCGATCCGCAAGCGCCTGCGTGCCAAGGGCACGCCTCCGCTGCCGCGCGTCCCCGCCGAGCACTTCCCGATCGGCGGCGGCAACGAGGTGCAGGTCTACGTCTCGGGCGAGGTGCTGTACGACGACATGCTCGCGGCGATCGCCGGGGCCCGTCGCCGCATCCTGCTGGAGTCCTACATCATCAAGGCCGACGCGATGGGCCGCCGGTTCCGCCAGGCGTTGCGCGACGCGGCCGACCGCGGCGTCGAGGTGTGCGTGATCTACGACGGGTTCGCGAACCTCGTCGTGCCGCCGCGCTTCTTCCGGTTCGGTCACGGGATCAAGATGATGCGCTACCCGATCCTGCCGCGGCGCCTGAACGTGTTCAGCCCGCGCTCGTGGGGCCGTGACCACCGCAAGATCCTCGTCGTCGACGACGCCATCGGGTTCGTGGGTGGGTACAACATCGGCAGCCTCTACGCGAACGAGTGGCGCGACACCCACGTGGCCCTCACGGGTCCGGCGGTGTGGGACCTCGAGAACGCGGTCATCGACTTCTGGAACGACAGCCTGTTCCGCACGAAGATCCGGGCCCTGACCGAGGCCACGTGGGATCCGCACGTGCGGGCCCACCGCAACGTCCCGCGCCAGCTGATCTTCCCGATCCGCGGGATGTACCTCGAGGCCATCGACCGTGCCGTGTCGACCATCGAGATCACGCAGGCGTACTTCATCCCCGACCAGGACATCCTGCAGGCGCTGATCGACGCCAGCCGGCGCGGCGTGCACGTGCGGATCCTGGTGCCGAAGGTGTCGAACCATGTCGTGGCCGATTTCATCGCCCGCAGCTACTTCGGTCCGATGCTGGAGGCCGGGATCGAGATCCTGCGCTACCGCGACCACATGGTGCACGCCAAGACCATGACGATCGACGGCGAGTGGTCGACCATCGGCACGGCCAACATCGACCGGCTGAGCCTGACCGGCAACTACGAGATCAACCTCGAGATCCTCGACGAGAAGCTGGCCCGGGGCATGAGCCGCATCTTCGAGCGCGACGCCCAGAAGGCCGAGGTGCTCGACGTCGCCACGTGGCGGTCGCGTCCCACCATCGCGCGGCTGTACGAGCGGCTGCTGCGCCCGTGGCGTCCGCTGGTCTGA